The genomic region TTCCTCATTCCACCCACCACAGCTATTGAGAGCTTCCCGACGCACAAACTGACCATTACCCCGCAATTCACCCAAGCCACCAATAGCAGTGCGTTGTTGTTGGAACCAGGTATCAACAGCCATTTCCGCCATTTGTCCCTTAGTCCAAAAATTTTCCTTAGCATTGGCGATCGCCTTTCTCACTTGTACAGCACCGACCTTTTCTCGTTGAAAAGTAGGTATAACCTGTACCAATAAGTCCGAATTAACTTGAGCATCAGCATCAAACACGGCAATAATTTCACCCTTAGTCATGGGTAAAACCTGATTTAACGCCCCAGATTTTCCACCGGTAGCATTAGCATCTCGGCGAAAGACATTGAGTTGTTTATAATCTTGCTGTAGTTGTGCTAGTATCTCAGAAGTTTTGTCTGTGCTATGGTCATCAATAATCCAGACCTCATATTCGCCATGGGGATATTCCAGACTACAAAGATTGTGCACCAATCTAGCAATAACTGACTGTTCGTTTTTAGCTGAGACTAAGACCGATACAGAGGGTAAATCTCCTTGTATGTGCTTATGGTGGTGGCGGGGTCTGACAAAAATAATTCTGAGAGCATGAACACCCAAGATGGTGGTGAGGCCCAGAATAAAAACAAAACCCCAGGAAACTAAATGTAAAGCAATAGTTCCCCCCCAAACCATAGTTAGGACCAAGATGGCCTTAGGTCTGCGTCCTTGAAAGCGGGATGAAGAGCAAATATCCTTAATCCCATTTTTGGATTTCCCCTGGGCTGAAAGGTCAGATAGCAGGGAGTCTAGACCATCAGAATTTGCTGTATATGAGTCCTGATCTGTCCAGGAATTCGCTGGCATAGTTATTTTGCTCGCAACACCGTTATTTATGTTAAGTTTACCAATTACTGGAAGAATTAGGGGAGTGGTTGAAATTTTCAGCAAAAATGTGTATAGTGTTAGTTTACACTGAAAAAATGTGGCACCCATCCAGAGTTTGCATCATGATCAACAAATTAGTCAACACCAACATTAAGAGTTCCCACGTTTTACCAACCCCCAGTCAAGTTAAAGAAAAACTACCTTTAACCAAATCCGCTGAGCACACGATTTTACAGTATAGAGAAGAACTAGAGAATATTTTAGATTTTCAAGACAGCAGAAAATTCATTGTAGTTGGCCCCTGTTCTATTCATGATCCACAAGCTGCTATAGAATATGCAGAAAAGTTAAAACT from Cylindrospermopsis curvispora GIHE-G1 harbors:
- a CDS encoding glycosyltransferase, which codes for MPANSWTDQDSYTANSDGLDSLLSDLSAQGKSKNGIKDICSSSRFQGRRPKAILVLTMVWGGTIALHLVSWGFVFILGLTTILGVHALRIIFVRPRHHHKHIQGDLPSVSVLVSAKNEQSVIARLVHNLCSLEYPHGEYEVWIIDDHSTDKTSEILAQLQQDYKQLNVFRRDANATGGKSGALNQVLPMTKGEIIAVFDADAQVNSDLLVQVIPTFQREKVGAVQVRKAIANAKENFWTKGQMAEMAVDTWFQQQRTAIGGLGELRGNGQFVRREALNSCGGWNEETITDDLDLTIRLNLTGWDIECMFYPPVLEEGVTNVVALWHQRSRWAEGGYQRYLDYWDLILKGRMRAGKTLDLLIFMLIMYIIPTAAVPDLLMSLIRHRPPILAPITGLSVTMSFIGMFSGLKRTRQDQKNSNYFTLLLQTIRGSIYMLHWLVVMSSTTARVSLRPKHLKWVKTVHTGSQH